One segment of Campylobacter hominis ATCC BAA-381 DNA contains the following:
- a CDS encoding helix-turn-helix domain-containing protein, which produces MNKQEFQALLKKAGINKKELSEISGIPYPTVNAWGSRTPYPPYIDFLLKNYIKSKIYEDIKDRILEIEKISK; this is translated from the coding sequence ATGAATAAACAGGAATTTCAGGCGCTTTTAAAAAAAGCTGGTATAAATAAAAAAGAACTTTCGGAAATTTCAGGCATTCCATATCCAACTGTAAATGCTTGGGGTTCCAGGACACCTTATCCGCCATATATTGATTTTTTATTAAAAAATTATATAAAATCTAAAATTTACGAAGATATAAAAGATAGGATTTTGGAAATAGAAAAAATAAGCAAATAA
- a CDS encoding putative peptidoglycan-binding domain-containing protein produces the protein MSDFEIAFIRLCFLEFSNALNVLHKNKIEKDITYYGIYRLANPNWQGWQVVDKILKSNNYNFKKSSEILYNNNDLTKLVKDFYKKEFWDKIKGSEIKNQEVANILFIFAVNVGLKKSIKILQQFLNLKIDGIFGNITLNALNSYNPNEFIIKFKYKELKFYENLVRIMKNLKNYLKGWINRIYLS, from the coding sequence ATGAGTGATTTTGAAATTGCTTTTATCAGACTTTGTTTTTTAGAGTTTTCAAACGCATTAAATGTTTTACATAAAAATAAAATTGAAAAAGATATAACATATTATGGAATTTATCGTTTAGCTAATCCGAATTGGCAAGGTTGGCAAGTTGTAGATAAAATTTTAAAATCAAATAATTATAATTTTAAAAAATCAAGTGAAATTTTATATAATAATAATGATTTAACAAAATTAGTAAAAGATTTTTATAAAAAAGAATTTTGGGATAAAATTAAAGGTAGTGAAATTAAAAATCAGGAAGTTGCGAATATTTTATTTATTTTTGCTGTAAATGTAGGATTAAAAAAATCAATTAAAATTTTACAGCAATTTTTAAATTTAAAAATTGACGGAATATTTGGAAATATTACGTTAAATGCTTTAAATAGTTATAATCCAAATGAATTTATTATAAAATTTAAATATAAAGAATTAAAATTTTACGAAAATTTAGTAAGAATAATGAAGAATTTGAAAAATTATCTTAAAGGTTGGATAAATCGCATTTATTTAAGTTAA